The following coding sequences are from one Vulpes vulpes isolate BD-2025 chromosome 12, VulVul3, whole genome shotgun sequence window:
- the NDEL1 gene encoding nuclear distribution protein nudE-like 1 isoform X2 has translation MDGEDIPDFSSLKEETAYWKELSLKYKQSFQEARDELVEFQEGSRELEAELEAQLVQAEQRNRDLQADNQRLKYEVEALKEKLEHQYAQSYKQVSVLEDDLSQTRAIKEQLHKYVRELEQANDDLERAKRATIVSLEDFEQRLNQAIERNAFLESELDEKESLLVSVQRLKDEARDLRQELAVRERQQEVTRKSAPSSPTLDCEKMDSAVQASLSLPATPVGKGTENSFPSPKAIPNGFGASPLTPSARISALNIVGDLLRKVGALESKLAACRNFAKDQASRKSYISGNVNCGVMNSNGTKFSRSGHTSFFDKGQEKVIFPTLFMGQ, from the exons ATGGATGGTGAAGATATACCAGATTTTTCGAGTTTAAAGGAGGAAACTGCTTACTGGAAGGAACTTTCCTTGAAGTATAAACAAAG CTTCCAGGAAGCTCGGGATGAGCTAGTTGAATTccaggagggaagcagagaattagaagcagagctggaggcaCAGTTAGTACAGGCTgaacaaagaaacagagactTGCAAGCTGATAACCAAAGACTGAAGTATGAAGTGGAAGCATTAAAG GAGAAACTAGAACATCAGTATGCACAGAGCTACAAGCAGGTGTCAGTATTGGAAGATGATTTAAGTCAGACTCGGGCCATTAAGGAGCAGCTGCATAAGTACGTGAGAGAGTTGGAGCAGGCCAATGATGACCTGGAGCGAGCGAAAAG ggcaACAATAGTTTCACTGGAAGACTTTGAACAAAGGTTAAATCAGGCCATTGAACGCAATGCATTTTTAGAAAGTGAACTTGATGAAAAGGAATCTTTGTTGGTCTCCGTACAACGGTTAAAGGATGAAGCAAGAG atttaAGACAAGAACTGGCAGTTCGGGAAAGACAACAGGAAGTAACCAGAAAGTCGGCCCCCAGTTCTCCGACTCTTGATTGTGAAAAGATGGACTCTGCTGTCCAGGCGTCACTTTCTTTGCCAGCCACTCCTGTTGGCAAGGGCACAGAGAACAGTTTTCCTTCACCAAAAG ctATACCAAATGGTTTTGGTGCCAGTCCACTAACTCCTTCTGCTAGGATATCAGCGCTAAACATCGTGGGAGATCTCTTACGGAAAGTAGGG GCTTTAGAATCCAAATTAGCAGCTTGCAGGAATTTTGCAAAGGACCAAGCATCACGAAAATCCTATATTTCAGGGAATGTGAACTGTGGGGTGATGAATAGCAATGGCACAAAGTTCTCTCGATCAGGACATACGTCTTTCTTTGACAAAGG gCAAGAAAAAGTCATATTTCCCACGTTGTTCATGG GGCAGTAA
- the NDEL1 gene encoding nuclear distribution protein nudE-like 1 isoform X1, which produces MDGEDIPDFSSLKEETAYWKELSLKYKQSFQEARDELVEFQEGSRELEAELEAQLVQAEQRNRDLQADNQRLKYEVEALKEKLEHQYAQSYKQVSVLEDDLSQTRAIKEQLHKYVRELEQANDDLERAKRATIVSLEDFEQRLNQAIERNAFLESELDEKESLLVSVQRLKDEARDLRQELAVRERQQEVTRKSAPSSPTLDCEKMDSAVQASLSLPATPVGKGTENSFPSPKAIPNGFGASPLTPSARISALNIVGDLLRKVGALESKLAACRNFAKDQASRKSYISGNVNCGVMNSNGTKFSRSGHTSFFDKGAVNGFDPAPPPPGLGSSRPSSAPGMLPLSV; this is translated from the exons ATGGATGGTGAAGATATACCAGATTTTTCGAGTTTAAAGGAGGAAACTGCTTACTGGAAGGAACTTTCCTTGAAGTATAAACAAAG CTTCCAGGAAGCTCGGGATGAGCTAGTTGAATTccaggagggaagcagagaattagaagcagagctggaggcaCAGTTAGTACAGGCTgaacaaagaaacagagactTGCAAGCTGATAACCAAAGACTGAAGTATGAAGTGGAAGCATTAAAG GAGAAACTAGAACATCAGTATGCACAGAGCTACAAGCAGGTGTCAGTATTGGAAGATGATTTAAGTCAGACTCGGGCCATTAAGGAGCAGCTGCATAAGTACGTGAGAGAGTTGGAGCAGGCCAATGATGACCTGGAGCGAGCGAAAAG ggcaACAATAGTTTCACTGGAAGACTTTGAACAAAGGTTAAATCAGGCCATTGAACGCAATGCATTTTTAGAAAGTGAACTTGATGAAAAGGAATCTTTGTTGGTCTCCGTACAACGGTTAAAGGATGAAGCAAGAG atttaAGACAAGAACTGGCAGTTCGGGAAAGACAACAGGAAGTAACCAGAAAGTCGGCCCCCAGTTCTCCGACTCTTGATTGTGAAAAGATGGACTCTGCTGTCCAGGCGTCACTTTCTTTGCCAGCCACTCCTGTTGGCAAGGGCACAGAGAACAGTTTTCCTTCACCAAAAG ctATACCAAATGGTTTTGGTGCCAGTCCACTAACTCCTTCTGCTAGGATATCAGCGCTAAACATCGTGGGAGATCTCTTACGGAAAGTAGGG GCTTTAGAATCCAAATTAGCAGCTTGCAGGAATTTTGCAAAGGACCAAGCATCACGAAAATCCTATATTTCAGGGAATGTGAACTGTGGGGTGATGAATAGCAATGGCACAAAGTTCTCTCGATCAGGACATACGTCTTTCTTTGACAAAGG GGCAGTAAACGGCTTTGACCCAGCGCCTCCTCCTCCTGGTCTGGGCTCCTCACGGCCGTCGTCAGCACCGGGTATGCTGCCTCTCAGTGTGTGA